Proteins found in one Balneolaceae bacterium genomic segment:
- a CDS encoding DUF4007 family protein: protein MSIYLSLLIDLNLVKKFENYGTDESEWYKIESSDREMLPIEIFFYVILENAETHGKSISFHKLMNEDNSPGNIFALTI, encoded by the coding sequence TTGAGTATCTATTTGTCTCTGTTGATTGATCTAAACCTCGTAAAGAAATTTGAAAATTACGGAACGGATGAAAGTGAATGGTATAAAATTGAAAGTTCTGACAGGGAAATGCTGCCAATTGAGATCTTTTTTTATGTGATTTTAGAAAATGCAGAAACTCATGGAAAATCTATCTCATTTCATAAGTTAATGAATGAAGATAACAGTCCAGGTAATATATTTGCACTTACAATTTAG
- a CDS encoding ribonuclease E inhibitor RraB, with protein sequence MNRRERFGEQAGVGEGSPRMDLYQSFYFVSIPAIPVHTINNPNVWPMTSPKKQASNGAVDILQNLDADLNKKRPVTFWFYSDFEENLYRTAHQLQKDGYEIVHCDRSDISNDWLLIAEKEISPSPENIERLFYHFEDLAQQMEVTFDGWETRIEME encoded by the coding sequence ATGAACCGCCGGGAACGATTCGGAGAGCAGGCCGGAGTTGGGGAGGGATCACCAAGAATGGACCTCTATCAATCATTTTATTTTGTAAGTATTCCTGCAATCCCGGTTCATACAATAAACAACCCAAATGTATGGCCTATGACTTCACCAAAGAAACAAGCCAGTAACGGCGCCGTCGATATTCTCCAAAACCTCGATGCCGATCTTAACAAAAAACGGCCCGTCACATTCTGGTTCTACTCCGATTTTGAAGAGAACCTGTACAGGACGGCTCATCAATTACAGAAAGATGGGTATGAAATTGTCCATTGTGACAGGTCAGACATCTCGAATGATTGGCTGCTGATTGCAGAAAAAGAGATCTCTCCAAGTCCTGAAAACATTGAACGTCTCTTTTATCATTTTGAAGATCTCGCCCAACAAATGGAAGTTACGTTCGACGGATGGGAAACGAGAATAGAGATGGAGTGA
- a CDS encoding DUF2283 domain-containing protein, translating to MNIKFDKEADAIYLKLSDGEIAESDEEKPGIIIDYDKDGNIVGIELLDASQKTGNPASVSYEVG from the coding sequence ATGAACATTAAGTTTGATAAAGAAGCTGATGCCATTTATCTGAAATTATCAGATGGCGAAATTGCTGAAAGTGATGAGGAAAAGCCGGGTATTATCATTGACTATGATAAGGATGGTAATATTGTGGGGATTGAACTTCTCGATGCCTCCCAAAAAACCGGCAATCCGGCAAGTGTAAGTTATGAAGTTGGGTAG
- a CDS encoding DUF4258 domain-containing protein, translating into MRKISFYYFVRMTEEFTFSKHAKERMRSRGISDCLVENAVFNPDTIM; encoded by the coding sequence TTGAGAAAGATTAGTTTTTATTATTTTGTACGAATGACAGAAGAGTTTACGTTTTCAAAACACGCAAAAGAGCGGATGAGAAGCCGTGGAATTTCTGATTGTTTGGTTGAAAATGCAGTATTCAATCCCGATACGATCATGTAA
- a CDS encoding GxxExxY protein, with translation MTENQIGNKIVRAAIQVHRNTGPGLLESTYQACLEYELKRFGLCTEKEVALPVIYEDVKLDCGYRIDLLIEQKVIIEIKSVDSLNDIHMAQILTYLKLSDNKLGYLLNFNVPLMKDGIRRIANNL, from the coding sequence ATGACTGAAAATCAGATTGGAAATAAAATAGTACGTGCTGCCATTCAGGTCCATAGAAATACAGGGCCAGGATTGCTGGAATCAACCTATCAAGCTTGCCTGGAATACGAATTAAAGAGATTCGGACTTTGTACGGAGAAGGAAGTAGCCCTCCCGGTTATTTATGAAGATGTAAAACTGGATTGTGGGTATAGAATTGACTTGCTGATTGAGCAGAAGGTAATTATTGAAATAAAGTCAGTGGACAGCTTGAATGATATCCACATGGCCCAGATTTTGACCTATCTTAAATTATCAGATAATAAATTGGGATACTTGCTCAATTTTAATGTCCCTTTGATGAAAGACGGAATCAGGCGGATAGCCAATAATCTTTAA
- a CDS encoding ATP-binding protein yields the protein MAFQRSQYNLLKKRTEGEQRKFIQVLYGPRQVGKTTLVQQLLNQTKMPNHYASADGIAGTGASWLSQQWETIRIKSRTNESRKSILILDEVQKIDNWSEQVKKEWDKDSTENLPIHVILLGSSRLLLQQGLTESLAGRYEAIYLPHWSFSEMKKAFGISVEQFIWFGGYPGAAQLIKDEERWKQYIRDALIETTVSKDILMLTRVDKPALLKQLFELGCDYSGQILSYNKMLGQLHDAGNTTTLSHYLHLLDTAGLLAGLEKFSPNKIRKRASSPKLQVHNSALMSAQQANSFEEIHTQPKKWGRWVETAVGVHLLNQSLVTDFELSYWRHSNNEVDFVMQKGEKVIGLEVKSSTSNLTSGMQAFSDKFNPDKVLMVGDSGLPIEDFLAVDPIHLF from the coding sequence ATGGCATTTCAAAGATCACAATACAACCTTCTCAAAAAAAGAACGGAAGGGGAGCAGAGGAAATTTATCCAGGTTTTATATGGCCCCAGGCAGGTGGGAAAAACCACGCTGGTTCAGCAGTTATTAAATCAGACAAAAATGCCGAATCACTATGCATCGGCAGACGGTATTGCGGGTACCGGAGCCTCCTGGCTTTCTCAGCAGTGGGAGACGATCAGGATTAAATCGCGTACAAATGAATCCCGAAAATCCATATTGATTCTTGATGAAGTTCAAAAAATTGATAACTGGAGCGAACAGGTTAAAAAGGAGTGGGATAAAGACAGTACTGAAAATCTCCCGATTCATGTCATTCTTCTGGGATCATCACGGTTATTACTCCAGCAAGGTTTAACAGAATCACTTGCCGGCCGGTATGAGGCGATCTATCTGCCGCACTGGTCGTTTTCAGAGATGAAAAAGGCATTTGGAATTTCTGTTGAGCAATTTATTTGGTTCGGCGGATATCCGGGAGCAGCGCAGCTTATTAAGGATGAAGAACGGTGGAAACAGTACATCCGCGATGCCCTGATTGAAACAACGGTATCAAAAGATATTTTAATGCTGACCCGCGTGGATAAACCGGCGCTTTTAAAGCAGCTATTTGAGCTTGGCTGTGATTATTCCGGACAGATTCTATCCTACAATAAAATGCTTGGACAATTGCACGATGCCGGTAACACAACGACTCTTTCCCACTATTTGCATCTGTTGGATACGGCCGGCCTGTTAGCCGGTCTCGAAAAATTCTCTCCCAATAAAATCCGGAAACGTGCTTCCAGCCCAAAACTTCAGGTACACAACAGCGCGTTGATGTCTGCGCAACAGGCCAACTCGTTTGAGGAGATCCATACACAGCCGAAAAAATGGGGGCGATGGGTTGAAACAGCCGTTGGCGTACATCTTCTCAACCAGAGTTTAGTTACTGATTTTGAACTTTCGTATTGGCGCCACAGTAATAATGAGGTGGATTTCGTCATGCAAAAGGGGGAGAAGGTGATCGGGCTTGAAGTAAAAAGCAGTACTTCGAATCTAACAAGCGGAATGCAGGCATTCTCCGACAAATTTAATCCGGACAAAGTTCTTATGGTTGGAGATTCGGGATTGCCAATTGAGGATTTTTTAGCAGTTGATCCTATCCATCTGTTCTGA
- a CDS encoding zinc-binding dehydrogenase produces MTNSSSKSKPAGLNFADILARKGQYQDGPDKPCVMGYEVSGVVTEVGSEIDNDWIGKEVVAITRFGGQAEQVLVKENQVHEKPERLSFEEAATLPVNYLTAWVLIVVMGGLRENESVLIHNVGGGMGLAQLDIAQHIGARTFGTASPRKHEFLNGRGLNHAIDYRNNDWYSELMKLTDNRGVELITDPLGGKHWKKSYKALRSTGRLGMFGISTASSGSGGGLKATFNLLKTVIGMPFYHPVPLISKNRGVYGVNLGHLWHEGEKAQGWMKEILNGVEEGWINPHVDTTFSFEDAGEAHRYIEERKNIGKVILVP; encoded by the coding sequence ATGACGAACTCCTCATCCAAGTCAAAGCCAGCGGGACTCAACTTCGCCGACATCCTCGCGCGGAAAGGCCAGTACCAGGATGGTCCCGATAAACCCTGCGTGATGGGATATGAAGTCTCGGGCGTGGTTACGGAAGTAGGTTCTGAAATTGATAATGACTGGATCGGAAAAGAGGTGGTTGCCATCACACGTTTTGGCGGTCAGGCTGAACAGGTTCTCGTGAAAGAAAACCAGGTTCACGAAAAACCGGAACGGCTCTCGTTTGAGGAGGCAGCCACGCTTCCCGTCAACTATCTGACCGCATGGGTACTGATTGTGGTGATGGGCGGACTTCGCGAAAATGAATCCGTTCTCATACACAATGTGGGCGGTGGCATGGGACTCGCCCAGCTCGATATCGCCCAACATATCGGGGCGAGAACATTTGGAACGGCGAGCCCTCGTAAGCACGAATTCTTAAATGGCCGCGGACTGAACCACGCTATCGACTACCGCAATAACGATTGGTATTCCGAACTGATGAAACTGACCGATAACCGCGGCGTGGAGCTGATCACCGACCCGCTGGGCGGCAAGCACTGGAAAAAAAGTTACAAAGCCCTGCGCTCAACAGGCCGGCTGGGAATGTTCGGGATCTCAACGGCAAGTTCCGGTTCCGGCGGCGGACTCAAAGCCACTTTCAATCTTTTAAAAACGGTGATCGGCATGCCGTTTTATCATCCTGTTCCGCTTATCAGCAAAAACAGAGGCGTATATGGCGTCAATCTCGGCCACCTCTGGCATGAAGGAGAAAAAGCACAAGGCTGGATGAAGGAGATTCTGAATGGTGTGGAGGAAGGCTGGATCAACCCGCATGTGGATACGACGTTTTCGTTTGAGGATGCCGGAGAGGCGCATCGATATATCGAAGAGAGGAAGAATATCGGGAAGGTTATTTTGGTTCCGTGA
- a CDS encoding transposase: MSRSRYKIYETEYPYFLTSSIVDGIPLFANPKITEIIFEALQFLQNSRDVDLYAYVIMENHIHFIACHDDLSKILQNFKSYTARQMIDFLKRGNYHRLLNQIKLAKLEFKRQSKYQVWQEGSHPKQITTHKMMIQKIEYIHNNPVERGYVNLPEHWRYSSAMNYLEMEGLIPVTVYEV; the protein is encoded by the coding sequence ATGAGCAGAAGCCGCTACAAAATATATGAAACAGAATACCCCTACTTTCTTACCAGTAGTATAGTTGATGGCATTCCACTTTTTGCAAATCCAAAAATCACGGAAATAATATTCGAAGCACTCCAATTTCTTCAAAATTCAAGAGATGTTGATCTGTATGCCTATGTGATTATGGAAAACCACATCCATTTCATTGCTTGCCATGATGATCTATCTAAAATTCTGCAAAATTTTAAATCTTATACTGCCCGTCAAATGATTGACTTTCTTAAAAGAGGAAATTATCATCGATTGTTGAATCAGATCAAACTGGCGAAGTTAGAATTTAAAAGACAAAGTAAATATCAGGTTTGGCAGGAAGGTTCTCATCCGAAACAGATAACCACCCATAAAATGATGATTCAGAAGATTGAGTATATTCACAATAATCCGGTAGAGCGTGGTTATGTGAATCTTCCTGAACATTGGAGGTATTCATCAGCAATGAATTATTTAGAAATGGAGGGCTTGATTCCCGTTACAGTATATGAGGTTTAA
- a CDS encoding TrpB-like pyridoxal phosphate-dependent enzyme translates to MNRKITLNESDIPTHWYNIVADMPNKPLPPLNPKTRQPAGPDDLSPIFPMGLIEQEVSAEQYIEIPDEVREIYKIWRPTPMYRATGLEKMLDTPAKIYYKYEGVSPSGSHKPNTAVPQAYYNMKEGVKSITTETGAGQWGTALAFACSQFDMSCEVYMVRISYDQKPYRKVMMNTFGADVYPSPSDRTEAGRKILAETPDTSGSLGIAISEAIERAVSDDQTKYSLGSVLNHVLLHQTIIGQESIQQLEYAGDYPDIVVAPLGGGSNFAGISFPFLKNNLIDGKNTRFVAVEPASCPKLTRGKFMYDHGDSAGYTPLLPMYTLGHNFTPAAIHAGGLRYHGASVLCSQLLKDELIEAVALQQLECFEAGVMFAKAEGIISAPEATHAVAQVIREANKAKEEGTEKTILFNLCGHGFVDMSAYEDYFAGKLSDHEIAEERLTENIREIEELQPGE, encoded by the coding sequence ATGAACAGAAAAATTACACTGAATGAATCAGATATCCCTACGCACTGGTATAACATTGTGGCTGATATGCCGAATAAACCGCTGCCGCCGCTGAATCCCAAAACACGGCAGCCGGCCGGACCGGATGATCTGAGCCCGATTTTTCCGATGGGATTGATTGAACAGGAAGTTTCGGCAGAGCAATACATTGAAATTCCTGATGAGGTTCGCGAGATCTACAAAATCTGGCGCCCCACCCCGATGTACCGCGCTACCGGTTTGGAGAAGATGCTCGATACACCCGCAAAAATTTACTACAAATATGAAGGTGTGAGCCCCAGCGGATCACATAAACCGAATACGGCCGTGCCCCAGGCGTATTACAATATGAAAGAAGGTGTAAAAAGTATCACGACGGAGACCGGCGCGGGTCAGTGGGGAACGGCCCTGGCGTTTGCGTGCTCCCAGTTTGATATGAGCTGTGAGGTGTATATGGTACGGATCAGCTACGATCAAAAACCCTATCGGAAAGTGATGATGAATACGTTTGGGGCAGATGTGTATCCATCACCAAGTGACAGAACGGAGGCGGGCCGAAAAATTCTCGCCGAAACACCGGATACAAGCGGAAGCCTGGGTATTGCCATCTCTGAAGCGATTGAACGGGCGGTGAGTGACGATCAAACGAAATATTCACTCGGTTCAGTGTTGAACCATGTTCTGCTGCACCAAACCATCATTGGCCAGGAGTCGATTCAGCAACTGGAGTATGCCGGAGACTATCCCGATATAGTTGTTGCACCTCTCGGCGGCGGATCCAACTTTGCGGGGATCTCGTTTCCATTCCTGAAGAATAATCTGATCGACGGCAAGAACACCCGGTTTGTAGCGGTTGAGCCCGCATCCTGTCCGAAACTGACCCGCGGCAAATTTATGTATGATCACGGTGATTCTGCCGGATATACACCGCTCCTGCCGATGTACACGCTGGGGCACAATTTTACGCCGGCAGCGATCCATGCGGGTGGACTCCGATATCATGGAGCGAGTGTACTGTGCAGTCAGTTGTTGAAAGATGAACTGATTGAAGCCGTAGCTCTCCAGCAGCTTGAGTGTTTTGAGGCGGGTGTGATGTTCGCCAAAGCAGAAGGAATTATCTCCGCCCCTGAAGCGACGCATGCTGTTGCCCAGGTGATTCGCGAAGCCAACAAAGCCAAAGAGGAGGGAACGGAGAAAACGATTCTGTTCAATCTCTGCGGCCACGGATTTGTGGATATGTCGGCCTACGAAGACTACTTTGCCGGAAAACTGAGCGATCACGAGATTGCCGAGGAACGGCTGACCGAGAACATTCGTGAGATCGAGGAATTACAGCCGGGTGAATAA
- a CDS encoding DUF3127 domain-containing protein — translation MDLKISGRVEKILEEQSGESKNGPWRKRDFILETKGKYPKKVCITQWGDNIDKQPVEEDAEITVYIDIQSREYKGNWYTDVKAWKVEQGSGDREAPPSAPGLTMEGNQEVDFDEDDVPF, via the coding sequence ATGGATCTCAAAATAAGCGGTCGTGTAGAAAAAATACTTGAAGAACAATCAGGAGAAAGTAAAAACGGTCCCTGGCGGAAGCGTGATTTTATCCTTGAAACAAAAGGCAAATATCCCAAAAAAGTGTGCATTACCCAATGGGGGGATAACATCGACAAACAGCCGGTGGAAGAGGATGCCGAGATTACGGTTTACATTGATATCCAGAGCCGCGAATACAAAGGAAACTGGTACACCGATGTAAAAGCGTGGAAAGTAGAGCAGGGCTCCGGCGATCGCGAAGCCCCGCCCAGTGCCCCCGGCCTCACGATGGAAGGCAACCAGGAGGTCGATTTTGATGAGGACGATGTGCCGTTTTGA
- a CDS encoding DUF4160 domain-containing protein, giving the protein MSPTVFRYKGYRFFFFSREEERMHIHVVHAEGEAKVWIEPDIELESSYRLSSKQVKEIIEIVTERKDEIKKSWYDHFAQ; this is encoded by the coding sequence ATGAGTCCTACAGTATTCAGGTATAAGGGGTATCGTTTTTTCTTTTTTTCACGAGAAGAAGAAAGAATGCATATTCACGTTGTTCATGCAGAAGGTGAAGCCAAAGTTTGGATTGAGCCAGATATCGAACTTGAATCATCATATCGACTTAGTAGTAAACAGGTGAAAGAAATCATTGAAATTGTAACAGAGCGTAAAGATGAAATCAAAAAAAGCTGGTACGACCACTTTGCACAGTGA
- a CDS encoding DUF2442 domain-containing protein: MKSKKAGTTTLHSDTEITNISPHGIWLFHKGEEYFLPYESFPWFKKAAIEEVLNVETLSPTHFYWPDLDVDLHLDSIKHPEKYPLVSKS, encoded by the coding sequence ATGAAATCAAAAAAAGCTGGTACGACCACTTTGCACAGTGATACAGAGATTACGAATATTTCTCCCCATGGAATTTGGCTTTTTCATAAAGGCGAGGAATATTTTTTGCCATATGAATCATTTCCATGGTTTAAAAAAGCCGCAATTGAAGAGGTTTTAAATGTAGAAACTCTTTCTCCAACTCATTTTTACTGGCCGGATCTGGATGTAGACCTTCATCTTGATTCCATTAAACATCCGGAAAAATATCCATTAGTCAGTAAATCGTAA
- a CDS encoding ABC-F family ATP-binding cassette domain-containing protein, with protein sequence MTILSTDNLTKSFGENVLFENLTFGVSEGDKTALVAPNGTGKSTLLKILAGKEVADSGDVMIRNGIRTGFLAQEPELDDSKTIREYIASGDSTLVQIIQEYERAAQAQAEDYNPQTQKAFEKATAAMEAANAWDYEQRMEQILAILDINDLEQSISTLSGGERKRVALAFVLIENPDFVILDEPTNHLDLEMIEWLESYLIQAGITLLMVTHDRYFLDRVCDHILEINRGKLYHHNGNYQYYLEKRAEREAIRQTEMHKAEQLYKKELDWMRRGPKARTSKSKSRIQSFHDVKDKVKNQEQDSEMQLEAGMERMGKKILELSDISKRFDETVILDDFSYSFKRGERIGIIGKNGVGKSTFLKILTGEIEPDSGEVDTGETIVFGHYQQKGIEVDEQMRVIEVLKEIALVIELADGTRISASQFLEHFMFTDDMKYTPVEKLSGGEKRRLGLMMTLIKNPNFLILDEPTNDLDLDTLQVLEDFLLSFGGCLIVVSHDRFFMDKLVEHYFVFEGDGVIRDHHGTYSEYREMKAKEEAEKRRELQARKREKKKAVKKPQKKPVSNKLTYSEKKEIKKLEKQVANLEKEIDQLEEEMNQPELDYKEREEMSAKYMKLKDEVDEKTLRWMELAEKEG encoded by the coding sequence ATGACAATCCTCTCTACAGACAATCTTACAAAAAGTTTTGGCGAAAATGTTCTCTTCGAAAATCTCACATTTGGAGTTTCTGAAGGGGATAAGACAGCACTTGTTGCACCCAACGGGACGGGAAAATCAACCCTTCTGAAAATTCTTGCCGGAAAAGAAGTGGCAGATTCCGGGGATGTGATGATTCGAAACGGAATTCGTACAGGTTTCCTGGCACAGGAACCAGAACTGGATGATTCTAAAACTATTCGGGAATATATTGCATCCGGCGATTCTACACTGGTACAGATTATACAGGAGTATGAACGAGCAGCACAGGCTCAGGCAGAAGATTACAATCCTCAAACACAGAAAGCATTTGAAAAAGCAACGGCTGCAATGGAGGCCGCAAACGCGTGGGATTATGAACAGCGAATGGAGCAGATCCTTGCAATTCTGGATATCAACGATCTTGAGCAATCCATTTCTACACTTTCCGGCGGGGAGCGAAAACGTGTTGCTTTGGCATTTGTATTGATCGAAAATCCAGATTTTGTAATTCTCGACGAGCCCACCAACCACCTGGACCTGGAGATGATTGAGTGGCTGGAATCGTACCTGATACAGGCAGGGATTACACTGCTGATGGTAACCCACGATCGCTACTTCCTGGACAGAGTGTGCGATCATATCCTTGAGATCAATCGCGGCAAGCTCTATCACCACAATGGGAATTACCAGTATTACCTGGAAAAACGAGCCGAAAGAGAAGCGATTCGTCAAACCGAAATGCACAAAGCAGAACAGCTCTATAAAAAAGAGCTGGATTGGATGCGGCGCGGACCCAAAGCCCGGACTTCTAAATCCAAATCTCGAATACAGTCATTTCACGATGTAAAAGATAAGGTTAAAAACCAGGAACAGGATAGTGAAATGCAACTGGAAGCCGGGATGGAGAGGATGGGTAAAAAAATCCTGGAACTCAGCGATATCTCCAAACGGTTTGATGAAACAGTGATTTTAGATGATTTCAGCTACTCATTTAAACGCGGTGAACGAATCGGGATAATCGGGAAAAACGGAGTTGGGAAAAGCACTTTTTTGAAAATACTTACGGGCGAAATTGAGCCCGATTCCGGTGAAGTGGATACCGGTGAAACGATTGTTTTTGGCCACTATCAGCAAAAAGGTATTGAAGTAGACGAGCAGATGCGGGTGATAGAAGTGTTGAAAGAGATTGCTTTGGTCATTGAACTGGCCGACGGAACCCGGATCTCGGCATCGCAATTCCTGGAACACTTCATGTTTACCGATGATATGAAATATACGCCGGTGGAGAAACTAAGTGGCGGGGAAAAACGCCGGCTTGGGTTGATGATGACCCTCATCAAAAATCCGAACTTTCTGATTTTGGATGAGCCGACAAATGATCTTGATCTTGATACACTTCAGGTACTGGAAGATTTTTTATTGAGTTTTGGCGGCTGTCTGATCGTGGTATCACACGACCGTTTTTTCATGGACAAACTGGTGGAACACTATTTTGTTTTTGAAGGAGATGGTGTGATTCGGGACCATCACGGCACGTACAGTGAATATCGTGAAATGAAGGCAAAAGAGGAGGCTGAAAAGAGGAGAGAGTTACAAGCTCGAAAAAGAGAAAAGAAAAAAGCTGTCAAAAAACCACAGAAAAAACCTGTGTCCAACAAACTAACGTATTCCGAAAAGAAAGAGATTAAAAAACTGGAGAAACAAGTAGCCAACCTGGAGAAAGAGATCGACCAGTTGGAGGAGGAGATGAATCAGCCCGAATTAGACTATAAAGAGAGAGAGGAGATGTCTGCCAAATACATGAAATTGAAAGATGAAGTCGATGAGAAAACACTGCGATGGATGGAGCTGGCGGAGAAGGAGGGGTGA
- a CDS encoding RraA family protein, giving the protein MNSYQTRILSISFLLVSLLATVVTAQDDSDVTDEVLLKLYDGARVTDVVDGMVTVGYMDVGVMDPEIAPLWRDVKEMSHRIAGIAVTVRYGPTNRPMNPGADLTKPENYDEYREWRGMWYSELSPEPFMEFIKEGSVVVIDNEDDNDTGSVGSFNIMQWQNAGAAGVVSAGGIRDIDEIILQENPVYTNYYDRGRGERIGRNEIIDVQRPVVVGGALVHPGDVIVADSDGVVVVPRRVAVRVGQIAYQELVADMANRRALYRERGLELDDTVRERESPEEFFRQLGLPEDPNRSSDND; this is encoded by the coding sequence ATGAATAGTTATCAAACACGAATCCTTTCGATCTCCTTTTTGCTTGTCAGTCTTTTGGCAACAGTAGTAACTGCACAGGACGATTCTGATGTAACTGACGAGGTGCTGCTCAAACTGTATGATGGCGCAAGGGTAACCGATGTAGTTGATGGAATGGTAACAGTCGGTTATATGGATGTTGGAGTGATGGACCCTGAAATTGCTCCGCTTTGGCGAGATGTAAAAGAGATGAGCCACAGGATAGCCGGCATAGCAGTAACCGTTCGTTATGGGCCGACAAACCGTCCCATGAATCCCGGCGCGGATCTTACAAAACCTGAAAATTACGATGAATACAGGGAGTGGCGGGGCATGTGGTATTCCGAACTTTCGCCGGAACCGTTTATGGAATTCATCAAAGAGGGTTCGGTAGTTGTGATTGATAATGAAGACGATAACGACACAGGATCGGTGGGTTCATTCAATATTATGCAGTGGCAAAATGCAGGAGCTGCCGGGGTGGTTTCAGCCGGTGGAATCCGGGATATCGATGAGATCATTCTACAGGAAAATCCGGTTTATACAAACTATTACGATCGCGGGAGAGGAGAGCGTATTGGAAGAAATGAAATTATTGATGTTCAGCGACCGGTTGTGGTTGGTGGTGCTCTTGTGCATCCGGGAGATGTAATTGTAGCCGATTCTGACGGAGTTGTTGTTGTGCCCCGAAGAGTTGCAGTTCGGGTTGGTCAGATCGCTTACCAGGAGTTGGTGGCGGATATGGCGAATCGCAGAGCTCTGTACAGAGAACGGGGACTGGAGCTGGATGACACTGTTCGTGAGAGAGAATCTCCTGAAGAGTTTTTCAGACAGCTCGGGCTTCCGGAAGACCCGAACCGTTCGTCGGATAATGATTAA